From a region of the Pseudooceanicola aestuarii genome:
- a CDS encoding DEAD/DEAH box helicase has product MIQTLSDALAARGYETLTPVQEAVTDPELAQSDLLVSAQTGSGKTVGFGLAIGPTLLDEAGRLGRAAAPLALIVAPTRELAFQVTRELEWLYAGAGARVASCVGGMDARDERRALERGAHIVVGTPGRLRDHITRGSLEMGDLRAVVLDEADEMLDLGFREDLEFMLDAAPETRRTLLFSATVPPMIAKLAQQFQRDAVRVSTVSERSQHADITYQALRVAQQDAENAIINVLRYHEAQNAIVFANTRAAVNRLTARFANRGFSVVCLSGELSQQERTHALQAMRDGRARVCVATDVAARGIDLPNLELVIHAELPSNPEGLLHRSGRTGRAGRKGISALIVPPKVTKRAERLLKFAKIQAEWTTAPNADEILRRDEERLLSDPVWSEEITEAEADFAARLVDLHKPDVIAAAYLRLFRARHSAPEELADPDTRAPVRERAPFGPARWISLSVGHDDRAEARWLLPLLCRAGGLEKDSIGAIRVRQSETFVELTEASLPGFLSALGGGGELEDGVTATALDSAPDLGPAGPRGRGGPGGKPGGKPQGPRPGRVPRADLDPDAPAEDRPAPRAKPAPRPAGEGAKPVWKDKPRPAVREDDDRRGTKPVWKKGGDDRKGAKPAWKKDGDDRKGAKPAWKRDGDDRKGAKPAWKKDGDDRKGGKPAWKKDGDDRKGGKPAWKKDGDDRKGGKPGGKFAGKPGGKPGGKPRADATDTSKRFKAPTKRAGGAEPPKRKPRS; this is encoded by the coding sequence ATGATCCAGACCCTGTCCGATGCCCTTGCAGCGCGTGGTTACGAGACGCTGACCCCCGTGCAGGAGGCCGTCACCGATCCCGAACTGGCCCAGTCCGATCTTCTTGTCTCGGCGCAGACCGGATCGGGCAAGACCGTCGGCTTTGGCCTGGCCATCGGCCCCACGCTGCTGGACGAGGCCGGCAGGCTGGGCCGCGCCGCCGCGCCGCTGGCGCTGATCGTGGCACCGACGCGGGAACTGGCGTTTCAGGTCACGCGGGAACTGGAATGGCTCTATGCCGGGGCAGGGGCGCGCGTCGCCTCCTGCGTGGGTGGCATGGATGCGCGCGACGAACGCCGCGCCCTTGAACGGGGCGCACATATTGTCGTCGGCACGCCGGGCCGTCTGCGTGACCACATCACCCGAGGATCGCTGGAAATGGGCGATCTGCGCGCCGTCGTGCTGGACGAGGCCGACGAGATGCTGGACCTGGGCTTTCGCGAAGACCTGGAATTCATGCTGGACGCGGCCCCCGAAACCCGCCGCACGCTGCTGTTCTCCGCCACCGTGCCGCCGATGATCGCCAAGCTGGCGCAGCAATTCCAGCGGGATGCCGTGCGCGTCAGTACCGTAAGCGAACGCAGCCAGCACGCCGACATCACCTATCAGGCGCTGCGCGTTGCCCAGCAGGATGCCGAGAACGCGATCATCAACGTCCTGCGCTATCACGAAGCGCAGAATGCCATCGTCTTTGCCAACACCCGCGCCGCCGTGAACCGGCTGACCGCGCGCTTTGCCAATCGCGGTTTTTCGGTCGTCTGCCTGTCCGGGGAACTCAGCCAGCAGGAGCGGACCCATGCGCTTCAGGCGATGCGGGACGGGCGGGCACGGGTCTGCGTGGCCACCGATGTGGCAGCGCGCGGCATCGACCTGCCGAACCTGGAACTGGTGATCCATGCCGAACTGCCCTCCAACCCGGAGGGGCTGCTGCACCGCTCCGGCCGGACCGGGCGCGCCGGGCGCAAGGGGATCTCGGCGCTGATCGTGCCGCCCAAGGTGACCAAACGTGCGGAACGGCTGCTGAAATTCGCCAAGATCCAGGCGGAATGGACCACCGCGCCCAATGCCGATGAAATTCTGCGCCGGGACGAGGAACGCCTGTTGTCCGATCCCGTCTGGTCCGAGGAAATCACCGAGGCGGAGGCCGATTTCGCCGCCCGCCTGGTGGACCTGCACAAACCCGACGTGATCGCCGCCGCTTATCTGCGTCTGTTCCGTGCGCGCCATTCCGCCCCCGAGGAACTGGCCGATCCCGACACCCGTGCACCGGTCCGCGAACGCGCGCCCTTTGGCCCGGCGCGCTGGATCTCGTTGTCCGTCGGCCATGACGACCGGGCAGAAGCGCGCTGGCTGCTGCCGCTGCTGTGCCGCGCCGGCGGTCTGGAGAAGGATTCCATCGGTGCCATCCGCGTGCGTCAATCAGAAACCTTTGTGGAGCTGACCGAAGCGTCTTTGCCCGGTTTCCTCTCCGCCCTCGGCGGCGGCGGAGAGCTGGAGGACGGCGTGACCGCCACCGCGCTGGACAGTGCTCCTGATCTGGGGCCCGCAGGCCCGCGCGGGCGTGGCGGTCCGGGTGGCAAGCCCGGCGGCAAACCGCAGGGCCCGCGCCCCGGCCGGGTGCCGCGCGCCGATCTTGATCCCGATGCGCCCGCCGAAGACCGCCCCGCACCTCGCGCCAAACCCGCCCCACGCCCGGCAGGCGAGGGCGCCAAGCCTGTCTGGAAGGACAAACCCCGGCCCGCCGTCCGCGAGGACGACGACCGCCGTGGCACCAAGCCGGTGTGGAAGAAGGGTGGTGATGACCGCAAGGGTGCCAAGCCCGCCTGGAAGAAGGATGGTGACGACCGCAAGGGCGCAAAGCCAGCGTGGAAAAGGGATGGCGACGATCGCAAGGGCGCAAAGCCCGCGTGGAAAAAGGACGGAGATGACCGCAAGGGCGGCAAGCCCGCGTGGAAAAAGGATGGCGACGATCGCAAGGGCGGCAAGCCCGCGTGGAAGAAGGACGGAGATGACCGCAAGGGCGGCAAGCCGGGCGGAAAGTTCGCGGGTAAACCGGGTGGCAAACCGGGCGGCAAGCCCCGCGCCGATGCCACCGACACCTCCAAGCGGTTCAAGGCGCCGACCAAGCGCGCCGGCGGGGCCGAACCGCCGAAACGCAAACCGCGCAGCTGA
- a CDS encoding ABC transporter substrate-binding protein, translating to MKTLLAGSVALTLGATASFAQDTKVIGVSIPAATHGWAGGMNYHAQETVKRLEEVYPNLDFVLATASDAGKQVNDIEDMVATRNIDALVVLPFESDPLTPPVQAVAEGGAWVTVVDRGLSVEGIEDLYVAGDNSGFGRVSGEYMAEMMPDGGKIVVLRGIPTTIDNMRVEGFEAAIEGSGIEVIGMEHGNWNRDDSFNVMQDFLSKHEQIDAVWASDDDMAVGVLAAIDAAGRDDVQFVLGGAGMKEMIKRVMDGDKMIPADVTYPPAMIATAIEMTAVGMTSNAPVSGTFTIGSVLITPENAEDYYYPDSPF from the coding sequence ATGAAAACCCTGCTCGCCGGGTCCGTGGCCCTGACCCTGGGCGCCACCGCGTCCTTTGCACAGGATACCAAGGTGATCGGCGTGTCGATCCCGGCCGCGACCCATGGCTGGGCCGGGGGGATGAACTACCACGCGCAGGAAACCGTGAAGCGGCTGGAAGAGGTCTATCCGAACCTCGACTTCGTGCTGGCCACCGCGTCCGACGCGGGCAAGCAGGTCAACGACATCGAGGACATGGTGGCCACGCGCAATATCGACGCGCTGGTGGTGCTGCCGTTCGAATCCGATCCGCTGACCCCGCCGGTGCAGGCCGTTGCCGAAGGCGGCGCCTGGGTCACCGTGGTGGATCGCGGCCTGTCGGTGGAAGGGATCGAGGATCTCTATGTCGCCGGCGACAATTCGGGCTTTGGCCGGGTGTCGGGCGAATACATGGCCGAGATGATGCCCGATGGCGGCAAGATCGTCGTGCTGCGCGGCATCCCCACCACCATCGACAACATGCGGGTCGAAGGGTTCGAAGCCGCGATCGAGGGTTCGGGCATCGAAGTCATCGGCATGGAGCATGGCAACTGGAACCGCGATGACAGCTTCAACGTGATGCAGGATTTCCTGTCCAAGCACGAGCAGATCGACGCGGTCTGGGCCTCGGATGACGACATGGCCGTGGGCGTTCTGGCCGCCATCGACGCGGCGGGTCGGGACGACGTGCAATTCGTGCTTGGCGGTGCTGGCATGAAGGAGATGATCAAGCGGGTCATGGATGGCGACAAGATGATCCCCGCCGACGTGACCTATCCCCCCGCGATGATCGCCACCGCGATCGAGATGACCGCCGTGGGCATGACGTCGAACGCGCCTGTTTCGGGCACCTTCACCATCGGTTCGGTGCTGATCACGCCCGAGAATGCCGAGGACTACTACTACCCCGACAGCCCGTTCTGA
- a CDS encoding ABC transporter permease has translation MASDTAITDKTGFRIPSMSVIGPILALAILILIGALLNPNFLGAGNITNVLARSAFIGIIAVGMTFVITAGGLDLSVGSMAAFIAGLMILVMNAALPTLGVGVPIILLGMLTALVAGVLAGLLNGFLITTLGIEAFIVTLGTMGIYRSLVTWLADGGTLSLDFGLRTFYRPVYFDGILGISWPIIVFALVVIIGEIFMSRSRFGRHCAATGSNEHVAHYSNVNVNRTRLLTYAMLGVLVGVATIMYVPRLGSASASTGVLWELEAIAAVIIGGTVLQGGFGRVWGTVIGVLILSLIDNILNLTDLVSPYLNGAIQGVIIILAVILQREAKAKG, from the coding sequence ATGGCAAGCGACACCGCAATCACCGACAAGACAGGGTTTCGCATCCCCTCTATGAGCGTCATCGGCCCCATTCTGGCGCTGGCGATCCTGATCCTGATCGGGGCGCTGCTGAACCCCAATTTCCTGGGTGCGGGCAATATCACCAACGTGCTGGCGCGATCCGCCTTCATCGGCATCATTGCCGTGGGCATGACCTTTGTCATCACGGCCGGCGGGCTGGATCTGTCCGTCGGCTCCATGGCGGCCTTCATCGCCGGGCTGATGATCCTGGTGATGAACGCGGCGCTGCCGACGCTGGGCGTGGGCGTGCCGATCATCCTGCTGGGGATGCTGACCGCGCTGGTGGCGGGGGTGCTCGCCGGGCTGCTGAACGGGTTTCTGATCACCACGCTGGGGATCGAGGCCTTCATCGTCACGCTGGGCACCATGGGGATCTATCGCAGCCTTGTCACCTGGCTGGCCGATGGCGGGACGCTCAGCCTCGATTTCGGGCTGCGGACGTTCTATCGCCCGGTCTATTTCGACGGCATCCTGGGGATCTCCTGGCCGATCATCGTCTTTGCGCTGGTGGTGATCATCGGTGAAATCTTCATGAGCCGCTCGCGGTTCGGCCGCCATTGCGCGGCGACCGGATCCAACGAACATGTGGCGCATTATTCCAACGTGAACGTGAACCGCACCCGTCTGCTGACCTATGCGATGCTGGGCGTCCTGGTTGGTGTGGCGACGATCATGTACGTGCCGCGCCTTGGCTCTGCCTCCGCCTCCACCGGCGTGCTGTGGGAGCTGGAGGCGATCGCCGCGGTGATCATCGGCGGCACGGTGTTGCAGGGCGGGTTCGGCCGCGTCTGGGGCACGGTGATCGGTGTACTGATCCTGTCATTGATCGACAATATCCTGAATTTGACCGATCTCGTCTCCCCCTATCTGAACGGGGCGATTCAGGGGGTCATCATCATTCTCGCTGTCATCTTGCAGCGCGAAGCAAAGGCGAAGGGCTGA
- a CDS encoding sugar ABC transporter ATP-binding protein, which yields MTGAPVLALRDVRKSFGPIEVLHGVDIELHAGQVLALIGENGAGKSTTMKILAGYQVASGGRILLDGEEVTFGALEEGEAAGIVMIHQEFNLAEQLTVEQNIFLGRELRRGFLLDKTEMRRRTREYLGWVKCTAHPDTPVSRLSNSDKQMVEIAKALSRNARVLVMDEPTAVLTNEETRILFEQVQKLKEAGTAVLFTSHKLGEVAAIADRVTVMRDGAVVHDGPADAISEDQMATAMVGRDVSDLYPDKPAPVGADVMLRVQGLDVPGYAEGISFDLHRGEILGLAGLIGAGRTETMEGLCGLRPASATAVEIAGQPVTIRRPGDALRHGLCYLTEDRKLRGLLLDKGMRVNLTLQSLQRYGFFIDRAAEDRALDAAIGEFDIRAGRRDVQVGNLSGGNQQKLLLAKVMESEPKLLIVDEPTRGIDIGTKQQIYAFLRNLADQGHAIIVISSEMQEVIGLADRVMVMRLGRVAGILSGDEVNEDAIVRLAMGVGADNNERVA from the coding sequence ATGACCGGAGCGCCCGTTCTGGCCCTGCGCGATGTGCGCAAGAGTTTCGGCCCGATCGAGGTGCTGCACGGTGTGGATATCGAATTGCACGCCGGGCAGGTGCTGGCCCTGATCGGAGAGAACGGGGCCGGCAAGTCGACCACGATGAAGATCCTCGCCGGGTATCAGGTCGCCAGCGGCGGGCGCATCCTGCTGGACGGGGAGGAGGTCACCTTTGGCGCGCTGGAGGAGGGGGAGGCCGCCGGGATCGTCATGATCCATCAGGAATTCAACCTCGCCGAACAGTTGACGGTAGAACAGAACATCTTCCTCGGGCGGGAGCTGCGGCGCGGGTTCCTGCTGGACAAGACAGAGATGCGGCGGCGCACGCGGGAATATCTGGGATGGGTCAAATGTACGGCCCATCCCGATACACCCGTCTCTCGCCTGTCGAATTCGGACAAGCAGATGGTGGAAATCGCCAAGGCCCTGTCGCGCAACGCGCGGGTGCTGGTGATGGACGAACCCACCGCCGTTCTGACGAACGAGGAAACGCGCATCCTGTTCGAACAGGTGCAGAAATTGAAAGAGGCCGGGACCGCCGTTCTGTTTACCTCGCACAAGCTGGGAGAGGTGGCCGCGATTGCCGACCGCGTGACCGTCATGCGCGATGGCGCGGTGGTCCATGACGGGCCGGCCGATGCCATCAGCGAGGATCAGATGGCCACCGCCATGGTGGGGCGCGACGTCTCGGACCTGTATCCTGACAAACCGGCGCCGGTGGGCGCGGATGTGATGCTGCGGGTGCAGGGGCTGGACGTGCCGGGATATGCCGAAGGGATCAGTTTCGATCTTCACCGTGGGGAGATCCTGGGCCTGGCCGGTCTGATCGGCGCCGGACGGACGGAAACGATGGAGGGGCTGTGCGGCCTGCGCCCGGCCAGCGCCACCGCCGTGGAGATCGCGGGCCAGCCCGTCACCATCCGCCGCCCCGGTGACGCCCTGCGACACGGGCTGTGCTACCTTACGGAGGACCGGAAGCTGCGCGGCCTGCTGCTGGACAAGGGAATGCGGGTCAACCTGACCCTGCAAAGCCTGCAACGCTATGGCTTTTTCATCGACCGGGCGGCCGAGGATCGCGCGCTGGACGCGGCAATCGGGGAATTCGACATCCGCGCCGGACGCCGCGACGTGCAGGTCGGCAACCTGTCGGGCGGCAATCAGCAGAAGTTGCTGCTGGCCAAGGTGATGGAATCCGAACCGAAGCTGCTGATCGTGGATGAACCGACACGCGGCATCGACATCGGCACGAAACAACAGATTTACGCGTTTCTCCGCAATCTCGCGGATCAGGGCCACGCGATCATCGTCATCTCTTCGGAGATGCAGGAGGTGATCGGCCTGGCGGACCGGGTGATGGTCATGCGGCTGGGCCGTGTGGCGGGCATCCTGTCGGGGGACGAGGTCAACGAAGACGCCATCGTGCGTCTGGCCATGGGCGTGGGCGCAGACAACAACGAAAGGGTGGCCTGA
- a CDS encoding Gfo/Idh/MocA family protein codes for MSRIRLGMIGGGNDAFIGGVHRIASRIDDRYELVAGALSSTAEKSRASGAALGLDPARCYGDFAEMAAAEAARPDGVEAVSIVTPNHVHYPAAKAFLDHGIHVICDKPLTATAEDAQAMEQAVASSDALFILTHNYTGYPMMRQARAMIAAGEIGQVRLVQAEYPQDWLTDTLENEGVKQAEWRTDPARSGAGGSVGDIGTHAYNLACFVSGLRGAELAADLHSFGAGRTLDDNAHVMLRFDGGARGMLWCSQVAPGNENGLKLRIYGEKGGLEWKQEDPNYLWFTPHGEPPRLIRRMGAGATDPANAVSRIPGGHPEGYLEGFANIYTEAADAIRAVQSGTARDDAMGVLPGITEGVAGMAFIRACVASSQQNAAWVAL; via the coding sequence ATGAGCAGGATCAGATTGGGCATGATCGGCGGCGGCAACGACGCCTTCATCGGCGGGGTGCATCGCATCGCCAGCCGCATCGACGACCGCTATGAGCTGGTGGCGGGGGCGCTGTCCTCCACTGCCGAGAAATCCCGCGCCAGCGGCGCCGCCCTGGGGCTGGATCCGGCGCGCTGCTACGGCGATTTCGCCGAGATGGCGGCGGCAGAGGCCGCCCGCCCCGACGGGGTGGAGGCGGTCAGCATCGTCACCCCCAACCACGTGCATTACCCCGCCGCCAAGGCGTTTCTGGACCACGGCATTCACGTGATCTGCGACAAGCCGCTGACCGCCACGGCAGAGGATGCGCAGGCGATGGAACAGGCGGTGGCCAGCTCGGACGCATTGTTCATCCTGACCCATAATTACACCGGCTACCCGATGATGCGGCAGGCCCGCGCGATGATCGCAGCCGGAGAGATCGGGCAGGTCCGGCTGGTGCAGGCGGAATATCCGCAGGACTGGCTGACCGACACGCTTGAGAACGAGGGCGTGAAACAGGCCGAATGGCGCACGGATCCGGCCCGGTCGGGCGCAGGTGGGTCGGTGGGTGACATCGGCACCCATGCCTATAACCTGGCCTGCTTCGTCTCGGGCCTGCGGGGGGCCGAACTGGCCGCCGATCTGCACAGCTTTGGTGCCGGGCGGACGCTGGATGACAATGCTCATGTGATGCTGCGGTTCGACGGCGGCGCGCGCGGGATGCTGTGGTGTTCGCAAGTGGCGCCGGGCAACGAGAACGGGCTGAAGCTGCGCATCTACGGTGAAAAGGGTGGTCTGGAGTGGAAGCAGGAGGATCCCAATTACCTGTGGTTCACGCCGCATGGCGAACCGCCGCGCCTGATCCGCCGCATGGGTGCGGGTGCCACCGATCCCGCCAATGCCGTCAGCCGCATACCCGGCGGCCATCCCGAAGGATATCTTGAGGGCTTTGCCAATATCTATACCGAGGCGGCAGATGCGATCCGCGCCGTGCAATCGGGCACGGCACGAGACGACGCCATGGGGGTGCTGCCGGGCATCACCGAGGGGGTGGCCGGCATGGCCTTCATCCGGGCCTGCGTCGCCTCTTCGCAGCAGAACGCCGCATGGGTGGCCCTATGA
- a CDS encoding sugar phosphate isomerase/epimerase family protein produces MKTIKGPGLFLAQFAGDTAPFDSWDGITKWAADCGYLGVQVPVWESRLVDLDQLASSKTYAQDWAGQARENGVEVTDLSTHILGQLIAVHPAHDAWVDGFAAPEVQGKPEARTAWAVEQVTKAITATRNLGLNQHVTFSGSLAWPFIYPFPQRPEGMVDMAFEELARRWRPILDHAEEMGVDVCYEIHPMEDLHDGISFEMFLDKLDGHARCNMLYDPSHYVLQCLDYLENIDIYKDRIKMFHVKDAEFNPTGRQGVYGGYQSWVNRAGRFRSLGDGQVDFKAIFAKMAANDFDGWAVVEWECALKHPEDGAREGAQFVKDHIIRVTPHAFDDFADGGADDAANRKMLGIAQ; encoded by the coding sequence ATGAAGACCATCAAGGGCCCCGGCCTGTTCCTGGCGCAATTCGCCGGGGATACCGCGCCGTTCGACAGCTGGGACGGGATCACCAAATGGGCCGCCGATTGCGGCTACCTGGGCGTGCAGGTGCCGGTCTGGGAAAGCCGGCTGGTGGATCTGGACCAGCTGGCCAGTTCCAAAACCTATGCGCAGGATTGGGCCGGTCAGGCCCGCGAGAACGGCGTGGAGGTCACCGACCTGTCCACCCATATCCTGGGCCAGCTGATCGCCGTTCACCCGGCCCATGACGCCTGGGTCGACGGCTTTGCCGCGCCCGAGGTGCAGGGCAAGCCCGAGGCGCGTACCGCCTGGGCGGTGGAGCAGGTGACCAAGGCGATCACCGCCACCCGCAACCTGGGCCTGAACCAGCATGTGACCTTTTCCGGCAGCCTGGCCTGGCCCTTCATCTACCCCTTCCCGCAGCGTCCCGAAGGCATGGTGGACATGGCGTTCGAGGAGTTGGCCCGCCGTTGGCGCCCGATCCTGGACCATGCGGAGGAAATGGGCGTTGACGTCTGCTACGAGATCCACCCGATGGAGGATCTGCACGATGGCATCAGCTTCGAGATGTTCCTGGACAAGCTGGACGGGCATGCACGTTGCAACATGCTGTATGACCCCAGTCACTATGTTCTGCAATGCCTTGATTACCTTGAGAATATCGACATCTACAAGGACCGGATCAAGATGTTCCACGTCAAGGATGCAGAATTCAACCCGACGGGTCGGCAGGGCGTCTACGGCGGCTACCAATCCTGGGTGAACCGCGCCGGGCGCTTCCGGTCGCTTGGCGATGGCCAGGTCGATTTCAAGGCGATCTTTGCCAAGATGGCGGCTAATGATTTCGACGGCTGGGCCGTGGTGGAATGGGAATGCGCCCTGAAACACCCCGAGGACGGCGCCCGCGAAGGCGCGCAATTCGTCAAGGATCACATCATCCGCGTCACCCCCCATGCCTTTGACGATTTCGCCGATGGCGGGGCGGATGACGCGGCCAACCGCAAGATGCTGGGGATCGCGCAATGA
- a CDS encoding LacI family DNA-binding transcriptional regulator, producing the protein MDKRMPTLSDVARHAGVSYATADRVVNNRGGVAEKSAARVRAAVDTLGYLRNVAAANLSQQRTYRFVAIIPGGTNAFFRRVRELLARERERLTADRVALRLETVEAFDPEALTDCLARLGEEKPDGIVMVGSEDSRVTAASQALRDSGVAVVTLVSDLGHAARDAYVGIDNQVAGRTAGRVIGLTHGGRAGRILPIIGALTARDHAERLEGLKAAMAELYPEIAVAPELQGRDRPDLVEPMLIDVLARDPAITAIYSVGGGNSGLFRVLEDPPQGRRRPIVVLHEAVEHTRRAARRGLVDVIIDQRPDEEIALALAHLRQFADRLPPLTPAPIVPAIYVAENLPPEDETAGAEATRGRGS; encoded by the coding sequence ATGGACAAGCGGATGCCGACGCTGTCCGACGTGGCACGCCACGCCGGGGTAAGCTATGCCACCGCCGACCGCGTGGTGAACAACCGCGGCGGCGTGGCGGAGAAATCCGCCGCCCGTGTGCGCGCGGCGGTCGATACGCTGGGCTACCTGCGCAATGTCGCCGCCGCCAACCTGTCGCAGCAGCGCACTTACCGCTTTGTCGCGATCATCCCCGGTGGCACCAACGCCTTCTTCCGCCGGGTGCGCGAGTTGCTTGCCCGCGAACGGGAGCGCCTGACCGCCGACCGCGTGGCCCTGCGCCTCGAAACGGTGGAGGCCTTCGACCCCGAGGCGCTGACCGATTGCCTGGCCCGGCTGGGCGAGGAAAAGCCCGACGGCATCGTCATGGTCGGCAGCGAAGACAGCCGCGTTACCGCCGCCAGCCAGGCCCTGCGTGACAGCGGCGTCGCTGTGGTCACCCTGGTCTCGGACCTGGGCCATGCGGCGCGTGACGCCTATGTCGGCATCGACAACCAAGTCGCCGGGCGCACCGCCGGACGGGTCATCGGGCTGACCCATGGCGGCCGGGCCGGGCGCATCCTGCCGATCATCGGGGCGCTGACCGCGCGCGACCATGCCGAACGGCTGGAAGGGCTGAAAGCCGCGATGGCGGAACTGTATCCCGAGATCGCCGTGGCGCCCGAATTGCAGGGCCGCGACCGGCCCGACCTGGTGGAGCCGATGCTGATCGACGTGCTGGCCCGCGATCCCGCGATCACCGCGATCTACAGCGTGGGGGGCGGCAACAGCGGTCTGTTCCGCGTGCTGGAGGACCCGCCGCAGGGCCGTCGCCGCCCGATCGTGGTGCTGCACGAAGCGGTCGAACATACCCGCCGCGCGGCGCGGCGCGGGCTGGTGGATGTCATCATCGACCAGCGCCCGGACGAGGAAATCGCCCTGGCCCTGGCGCATCTGCGCCAGTTCGCCGACCGCCTGCCACCGCTGACCCCGGCACCGATCGTGCCGGCCATCTACGTTGCCGAAAACCTTCCCCCCGAGGACGAGACCGCCGGGGCGGAAGCGACCAGAGGGAGAGGATCATGA
- a CDS encoding CocE/NonD family hydrolase, with translation MGRALMVVLGGAMLLAGAAGWWQRAALKDIARTGKAAWEHRRFVADLPGLDTRQQVMIAARDGTPLATDLYLPVRGGPVPTILIRLPYGKRGYGEVRRWIRLFLPEGYGVAVQDMRGRHASGGTFAPWPHAQDDGAATLDWIAAQGWSDGQVGTIGCSALGESQLMLARARHPAHRAMIPMGAGGAIGSLGGNHGYFGAYEGGIFALSTGFGWFAQFGGKDGQHMAAPPLDLPQGLAHLPLRDAVASQRPDPTDFEAFTTRFEDRQFWARMGYVTDEDRFATPFVLHDNWYDGARETLALAAHMRATGAPGQVIIGPGLHCETSEPFARGAVGDTALDPAQDRDMDAIFLAVMEHRLRGGPVPDLPPVLYYLLGADRWRAAETWPPAATREAVLFLGHRGLVQQPPETRGEQRFAADPADPVPSLGGAICCTGDPQMRAGPLDQRAIEGREDLLIFDSAPLRAPLTLAGPIHADLRVSVTAPDADLVLRLTDVDAQGRSITIQEGALRLRYRDGPVPALLTPGRPVTARVALRDIAYRVPAGHRLRLHVAASSFPRLARNLQGGGDPALETRPQVAEIAIATGPQGSRLVLTHLPEG, from the coding sequence ATGGGTCGGGCGTTGATGGTCGTGCTGGGGGGTGCGATGCTGCTGGCGGGCGCGGCGGGATGGTGGCAGCGCGCGGCGCTGAAAGACATCGCCCGCACCGGCAAGGCCGCGTGGGAGCATCGCCGGTTCGTTGCCGACCTGCCCGGGCTGGACACCCGGCAGCAGGTCATGATCGCGGCCCGTGACGGCACGCCGCTGGCCACGGATCTCTATCTGCCCGTTCGCGGAGGGCCAGTGCCCACGATCCTGATCCGGCTGCCCTATGGCAAGCGCGGCTACGGCGAGGTCCGGCGCTGGATCCGGCTGTTCCTGCCGGAGGGCTACGGGGTGGCTGTGCAGGACATGCGCGGCCGTCATGCCAGCGGCGGCACCTTTGCCCCCTGGCCCCATGCCCAGGACGACGGCGCGGCCACGCTGGACTGGATCGCGGCGCAGGGCTGGTCCGACGGTCAAGTCGGAACCATCGGATGTTCGGCCCTGGGGGAAAGCCAGCTGATGCTGGCCCGCGCCCGCCATCCGGCGCATCGCGCGATGATCCCCATGGGGGCGGGTGGCGCGATCGGATCGCTGGGCGGCAACCACGGCTATTTCGGCGCCTACGAGGGCGGGATCTTTGCCCTGTCCACCGGCTTTGGCTGGTTCGCGCAATTCGGCGGCAAGGACGGGCAACACATGGCCGCGCCGCCGCTGGACCTGCCGCAGGGCCTGGCGCATCTGCCGCTGCGCGACGCGGTGGCCAGCCAGCGCCCCGATCCCACCGATTTCGAGGCCTTCACCACCCGGTTCGAGGATCGGCAATTCTGGGCGCGGATGGGCTATGTCACGGACGAGGACCGCTTTGCCACGCCCTTCGTGCTGCATGACAATTGGTATGACGGCGCACGGGAGACGTTGGCCCTGGCGGCGCATATGCGGGCCACCGGCGCGCCGGGGCAGGTGATCATTGGCCCGGGCCTGCATTGCGAGACCTCCGAACCCTTCGCGCGCGGTGCCGTGGGCGACACGGCCCTGGATCCGGCGCAGGACCGGGACATGGACGCGATTTTCCTCGCGGTGATGGAGCACAGGCTGCGGGGCGGCCCGGTGCCGGATCTGCCGCCGGTGCTTTACTACCTGCTGGGGGCCGACCGCTGGCGCGCGGCCGAAACCTGGCCGCCTGCCGCCACCCGCGAGGCGGTGCTGTTTCTCGGTCACCGGGGGTTGGTCCAACAGCCGCCCGAAACGCGGGGGGAGCAGCGCTTTGCCGCCGACCCTGCCGATCCGGTCCCCAGCTTGGGCGGGGCCATCTGTTGTACCGGCGATCCGCAAATGCGCGCCGGGCCGCTGGACCAGCGTGCGATCGAGGGGCGCGAGGATCTGCTGATTTTCGATAGCGCCCCGCTGCGCGCGCCGCTGACCCTGGCCGGGCCGATCCACGCCGATCTGCGCGTCAGCGTCACGGCCCCCGATGCCGACCTGGTACTGCGCCTGACGGATGTGGATGCCCAGGGCCGGTCGATCACCATCCAGGAGGGCGCGTTGCGCCTGCGCTACCGCGACGGGCCGGTGCCCGCGCTGCTGACGCCGGGCCGACCGGTGACGGCCCGCGTGGCGCTGCGGGACATCGCCTATCGCGTTCCGGCCGGGCACCGGCTGCGGTTGCACGTGGCGGCCAGCTCCTTTCCCCGGTTGGCGCGCAACCTGCAAGGCGGTGGCGATCCGGCGCTGGAAACCCGTCCGCAGGTGGCGGAAATCGCCATCGCGACCGGGCCGCAGGGGTCACGGCTGGTGCTGACCCACCTGCCGGAAGGATAG